The genomic interval TTCGTTTGTGGTACAACCTCCGAGGTAGCTCGTCTATAatggaggggtaggagctgacTGAGATCGCCCAACTCCACCGGATGTACATAATTGTTGTATTGGAAATAACCGCTATCTCGAATTAGATTTGCAAAGAGCTCGCTGTAAGGCTTCAAATATGACTCCATGGCTGCCTCAACGGTGGCACCGATATCAGAATCATATACAATGATCTCCCAGTTCTCGATATCCACCTCAACTGCCACCCAGTGGCGCTCTTTGGGAAGGTGCAACACAAAGTATATGTACTCCTGCTTCTCCCAACATGGCAAGTATCTGTGCGGTATCCCCTGCACGTAGCTCATGACGCTCTCATCCCATTTGATCTTGCTCCTGTCACCCTCACACATATTCCAAAACATGGAAAAGAACTGTGGAGCAGATGTGTCCA from Cannabis sativa cultivar Pink pepper isolate KNU-18-1 chromosome 4, ASM2916894v1, whole genome shotgun sequence carries:
- the LOC133036827 gene encoding uncharacterized protein LOC133036827; amino-acid sequence: MVLNEWLEDAQIDAMAHLLRRRRTLYPEVYTRKGVVLDTSAPQFFSMFWNMCEGDRSKIKWDESVMSYVQGIPHRYLPCWEKQEYIYFVLHLPKERHWVAVEVDIENWEIIVYDSDIGATVEAAMESYLKPYSELFANLIRDSGYFQYNNYVHPVELGDLSQLLPLHYRRATSEVVPQTNGEVNLFFFSIF